A single Gemmatimonadota bacterium DNA region contains:
- a CDS encoding class I SAM-dependent DNA methyltransferase produces the protein MNAVEIEEALSDLALQPFDSQEFPFAFLSAFGNKETTLRRLRQGDTNASDVPRAVLQRNHIHIGVADAGMVGDTLTALRNSHRTAQAKAKFIVATDGATFEAEELSGGEVLACEYSSFPDHFGFFLPLAGISTVTEIKDNPIDVRATGRLNKLYIELLRENPDWAHPDRRADMNHFMARLIFCFFAEDTDIFAGDGLFTRTIDQLSERDGSNVHDVLSVLFRAMNLRSDDRKAAGLPRWAEAFPYVNGGLFGNGIEVPRFTRSARSYLFQAGQLNWRSINPDIFGSMIQAVADDEERGALGMHYTSVPNILKVLNPLFLDDLRAQLETAGENKVKLLNLRKRLARVRVFDPACGSGNFLVIAYKQMRQLEAELNARR, from the coding sequence ATGAATGCCGTCGAGATTGAAGAAGCGCTTTCCGACCTCGCGCTGCAGCCCTTCGACTCACAGGAGTTCCCCTTCGCCTTCCTCTCCGCGTTTGGGAACAAGGAGACCACGCTTAGGCGACTGCGACAGGGAGACACGAACGCGTCTGACGTTCCCCGGGCAGTCCTCCAGCGAAACCACATTCACATCGGCGTAGCCGATGCGGGAATGGTCGGTGATACTCTCACCGCTCTCCGGAATAGTCACCGCACGGCCCAAGCCAAGGCCAAGTTCATTGTCGCCACAGACGGCGCCACGTTCGAGGCGGAAGAGCTGTCCGGCGGCGAGGTGCTTGCCTGTGAGTATTCGAGCTTCCCAGATCACTTCGGCTTCTTTCTGCCGCTCGCGGGGATCTCTACAGTAACGGAGATCAAAGACAACCCGATCGACGTTCGAGCCACAGGTCGGTTGAACAAACTCTACATAGAGTTGCTCCGTGAGAACCCGGACTGGGCGCATCCGGATCGGCGCGCGGACATGAATCACTTCATGGCTCGCCTCATCTTCTGCTTCTTCGCCGAAGACACTGACATCTTTGCAGGCGACGGCCTCTTTACGCGCACGATTGACCAGCTGAGCGAGCGCGATGGCTCAAATGTTCACGACGTGCTTTCCGTCCTTTTTAGGGCGATGAACCTCAGAAGCGACGATCGGAAGGCTGCCGGGCTTCCACGCTGGGCCGAGGCTTTTCCTTACGTGAACGGTGGCCTGTTTGGAAACGGCATTGAGGTCCCGCGCTTTACGCGCTCCGCGCGCTCATACCTCTTCCAGGCGGGACAGCTCAACTGGCGGTCAATCAATCCGGACATCTTCGGTTCAATGATCCAAGCTGTGGCCGACGACGAAGAGCGCGGTGCGCTTGGCATGCACTACACGAGCGTCCCGAACATCTTGAAGGTCTTGAACCCGCTATTTCTTGACGATCTGCGAGCCCAGCTCGAGACCGCTGGCGAGAACAAGGTGAAGTTACTGAACCTTCGGAAGCGCCTTGCCCGGGTGCGAGTTTTCGACCCTGCGTGTGGAAGCGGCAATTTTCTGGTGATCGCGTACAAACAAATGCGTCAACTGGAAGCAGAGCTCAACGCACGCCGCG
- a CDS encoding site-specific integrase: protein MPRNEGQIIKKGPGKYQIRIALRGKQFARRTYAITLNCTAAHARKEMRRLLVERDRGTLLSPVSLTVSEWLDEWLTGVVAATVRQRTLDTYRDLAKRYIYPFFAEHAVQDISRADVERWVTHLRERKLSAGTIRHVFSVLNGAMASLVTNERLAANPCTGVKKPKVRRPNITPLTVDQAKVLLAALPAEPLGALWGLLLTAALRPSEALALTWDDVADGKVHVRRSLTWGSTGPIIDKPKTEQGYRSIPIDPFVRRLLQAHWQRSPFKEPPHLVFCNASGGPLNQKVLSRRRFPRMLKRLGLPEIRLYDLRHTGTTLLLLSGATVTALKERLGHKDAAYLIDTYTHVLPNQQEATTGALSHLLGTVQPATTAPASPAE, encoded by the coding sequence ATGCCACGCAACGAAGGCCAGATCATCAAGAAGGGGCCCGGGAAGTACCAGATTCGGATTGCGCTCCGCGGCAAGCAGTTCGCACGTCGTACATACGCCATCACTCTCAACTGCACGGCAGCACACGCCCGGAAGGAAATGCGGAGGCTACTTGTCGAGCGGGATCGCGGCACGCTTCTCAGCCCCGTGTCCCTCACCGTGAGCGAGTGGCTCGACGAGTGGCTCACGGGAGTCGTTGCAGCCACCGTGAGGCAGCGCACGCTTGATACCTATCGCGATCTTGCCAAGCGCTACATCTACCCGTTCTTCGCCGAACACGCGGTCCAAGACATCTCTCGCGCCGATGTCGAGCGCTGGGTGACGCACCTGCGCGAGCGGAAGCTCAGCGCCGGTACCATTCGGCACGTCTTCTCGGTGCTGAATGGGGCCATGGCGTCCCTCGTCACGAACGAACGTCTGGCCGCCAATCCGTGCACTGGCGTGAAGAAGCCGAAGGTTCGTCGGCCCAACATCACACCCCTGACCGTCGACCAGGCGAAGGTGCTTCTGGCCGCGCTCCCCGCTGAACCTCTCGGCGCGCTCTGGGGGCTCCTTCTGACGGCCGCGCTGCGCCCCTCTGAAGCGCTCGCGCTGACTTGGGATGACGTTGCAGACGGGAAGGTCCATGTGCGTCGCTCGCTTACGTGGGGTTCCACCGGCCCCATCATCGACAAGCCGAAGACCGAGCAGGGCTACCGGTCCATTCCGATTGACCCATTTGTCCGGAGGCTGCTGCAGGCGCACTGGCAGCGATCGCCATTCAAGGAGCCTCCGCACCTCGTGTTCTGCAACGCGAGTGGTGGCCCTCTCAACCAGAAGGTCTTGAGCCGTCGTCGGTTTCCGAGGATGCTCAAACGGCTTGGGCTGCCTGAGATCCGGCTGTACGACCTCCGGCATACCGGCACCACCCTGCTCTTGCTCTCCGGCGCGACGGTGACGGCGCTCAAGGAGCGGCTGGGTCACAAAGACGCAGCGTACCTGATCGACACGTACACGCACGTGCTCCCGAATCAGCAGGAGGCCACGACAGGAGCGCTGTCTCACTTGCTCGGCACGGTTCAGCCTGCGACGACGGCTCCGGCGAGTCCCGCTGAGTGA
- a CDS encoding DUF1738 domain-containing protein: MPRKTDGPRYLEITDRILESLNNGVVPWERPWISGAPRNAESGRRYRGINRVLLELTALQRGYESSGWLTFNAARRLGGHVRRGETGTLIIYFERRPKRGTEAASWDQEVDHEYVYLARHHFLFALDQIEGLGALRASLAGLFSAQPPLERAEEVLTRSGAHIVYAGDRACYAPEEDTVYLPPRAKFRDAEGFYATAMHELAHWTGHQSRLNRSFDGRFGEPQYAAEELIAELASAFLCSELGLNTIGSSASYLEGWLRLLEGDCRAIYVAAREGQLAADYLLGEWVPDVVPATELGVEDAARHPELVSLA; this comes from the coding sequence ATGCCCAGGAAGACAGATGGACCCCGGTATCTGGAGATCACGGACCGCATCCTCGAATCCCTCAACAACGGCGTCGTGCCGTGGGAGCGTCCATGGATCTCAGGAGCACCAAGGAATGCAGAATCGGGAAGGAGGTACCGTGGCATCAATCGTGTGCTGCTCGAACTCACGGCGCTCCAGCGGGGATACGAATCATCCGGCTGGCTGACATTCAACGCCGCTCGGCGGCTCGGAGGGCACGTCCGCAGAGGCGAGACTGGCACGCTCATCATCTACTTCGAGCGAAGGCCGAAGCGAGGGACCGAGGCAGCGAGCTGGGATCAGGAAGTCGACCACGAGTACGTGTACCTCGCTCGGCACCACTTCCTCTTCGCGTTGGACCAGATTGAAGGCCTCGGCGCCCTGCGAGCATCGCTCGCGGGGCTCTTTTCTGCCCAGCCGCCACTCGAGCGAGCCGAGGAGGTGCTGACCCGTTCCGGTGCCCACATCGTCTACGCGGGCGACCGCGCCTGCTACGCCCCGGAGGAGGACACGGTCTACCTGCCGCCCCGTGCCAAGTTCAGGGACGCCGAGGGCTTCTACGCCACGGCCATGCACGAGCTGGCGCACTGGACCGGCCACCAGTCGCGTCTCAACCGGTCCTTCGACGGCCGGTTCGGGGAGCCGCAGTACGCTGCCGAGGAACTGATCGCCGAACTGGCCTCGGCATTCCTCTGCTCGGAGCTGGGCTTGAATACCATCGGGTCCTCAGCTAGCTATCTAGAGGGCTGGCTCCGCCTCTTGGAGGGCGACTGCCGAGCGATCTACGTCGCTGCCCGCGAAGGTCAATTGGCTGCAGACTATCTGCTTGGTGAGTGGGTCCCCGACGTTGTGCCTGCGACCGAACTTGGAGTCGAGGACGCAGCCCGACATCCCGAGCTTGTCAGCCTTGCCTGA
- a CDS encoding type II toxin-antitoxin system PemK/MazF family toxin — translation MNFPPPSAERGSVQSGRRPAVVVSANETLLSVPVALVVPGTTKLAATRFPHTVRVDPSATNGLTQPSVFIAFQLQAVNPSLIDARPVGVLDEAELRQLEDAVLGALGFDPPE, via the coding sequence GTGAATTTCCCGCCGCCGAGCGCTGAACGCGGAAGCGTGCAGAGCGGACGACGGCCGGCAGTCGTCGTCAGCGCGAATGAGACGCTCCTGTCGGTTCCGGTGGCGCTCGTCGTGCCTGGAACGACGAAGCTCGCGGCGACGAGGTTTCCTCACACAGTTCGCGTGGACCCGTCGGCGACCAACGGCCTCACGCAGCCGTCTGTATTCATCGCGTTCCAGCTACAGGCAGTGAACCCGAGCCTGATCGACGCCCGCCCGGTTGGGGTGCTGGATGAGGCCGAGCTGCGTCAGCTTGAGGATGCGGTGTTAGGTGCGCTCGGGTTCGATCCCCCCGAGTAG
- a CDS encoding metallophosphoesterase gives MDRRRFLQLSALATAASAGAGTVGYTLGVEPHWLEITTRDLPVANLPAALDGARLAHLSDLHIGPQVDDAYLIASFDRLRALAPDIVAITGDFVSHRPERGESQFVQLREVLSHLPRGRLATVGILGNHDYGVAWRQPEVAARVVSEAERAGVRMLRNETQSVAGLDIIGVDDLWARRGDPARALHARTSDAALVLVHNPDAADQQRWPGYTGWMLAGHTHGGQCKAPFLPPPLLPVQNKDYVSGAIPVSGDPARALYISRGVGHLIKARFNVRPEIAVLTLRRG, from the coding sequence ATGGACCGCCGCCGCTTCCTCCAGCTCTCCGCCCTCGCCACCGCCGCGTCCGCGGGCGCGGGGACCGTGGGATATACATTGGGCGTCGAGCCCCACTGGCTGGAGATCACCACCCGCGACCTGCCCGTCGCGAACCTCCCGGCCGCGCTCGACGGCGCCCGCCTCGCGCACCTGAGCGACCTGCACATCGGTCCGCAGGTCGACGACGCCTACCTCATCGCGTCGTTCGACCGCCTCCGCGCGCTCGCGCCCGACATCGTGGCCATCACCGGCGACTTCGTCAGCCATCGCCCCGAGCGCGGCGAATCGCAGTTCGTGCAGCTCCGCGAGGTCCTCTCGCACCTCCCCCGCGGTCGCCTCGCCACCGTCGGGATCCTCGGGAACCACGACTACGGTGTCGCGTGGCGGCAACCCGAGGTCGCCGCGCGCGTGGTGAGTGAGGCCGAGCGCGCCGGCGTCCGCATGCTGCGCAACGAGACGCAGTCCGTCGCCGGCCTCGACATCATCGGCGTCGACGATCTCTGGGCGCGCCGCGGCGATCCGGCGCGGGCGCTCCACGCCCGCACCAGCGATGCCGCCCTCGTCCTCGTCCACAACCCCGACGCTGCCGACCAGCAGCGATGGCCCGGCTACACGGGGTGGATGCTCGCCGGCCACACGCACGGCGGGCAGTGCAAGGCGCCCTTCCTGCCGCCGCCGCTCCTGCCCGTGCAGAACAAGGACTACGTCTCGGGCGCGATCCCCGTCAGCGGCGATCCGGCCCGTGCGCTGTACATCAGCCGCGGGGTGGGACATCTCATCAAGGCCCGGTTCAACGTGCGCCCGGAGATCGCGGTGCTCACGCTGCGGCGGGGGTAG
- the ytxJ gene encoding bacillithiol system redox-active protein YtxJ yields MPILPLAVENADELARRPGRTIVFKDSLTCDLSQWAALQMARLTERYEDITLYRVDVRAQRPLSQDLAAHFGVRHESPQILIIEDGKVVWHASHRAVSADRVRAALDGAGEQVGARM; encoded by the coding sequence ATGCCCATCCTCCCGCTCGCCGTCGAGAACGCCGACGAACTCGCCCGGCGCCCCGGACGCACCATCGTCTTCAAGGACAGCCTCACCTGCGATCTCTCGCAGTGGGCGGCCCTCCAGATGGCCCGGCTGACGGAGCGGTACGAGGACATCACGCTCTACCGCGTGGACGTGCGCGCGCAACGGCCGCTCTCGCAGGACCTCGCGGCGCACTTCGGCGTGCGCCATGAGTCGCCGCAGATCCTCATCATCGAGGACGGCAAGGTCGTCTGGCACGCATCGCACCGTGCCGTGTCGGCCGATCGGGTGCGGGCGGCGTTGGACGGGGCGGGCGAGCAGGTCGGCGCGCGGATGTGA
- a CDS encoding NAD(P)/FAD-dependent oxidoreductase: MSDGVTRRDFLNGASVALGASLLAPWADLLAQGWDSGADYYPPARTGLRGTHDGAWETMHARVAGRTWRAGPPEERYDLVVVGAGISGLAAAHLYRERRPNARILILDNHDDFGGHAKRNEFSIDGTTRIGYGGTESIDTPSAYSDVAKQLLKDIGIDTAKFYEAFDQTLYARLGLAKSIVFDQDNFGVRKLVTGYGQKSWEAFAAEAPLNERARRDLIRVQTETRDYLPGLSREAKYEVLHRTSYEAWLRDTCQVDPQLLELYRKWGISFWCVGIDEIPASAVLDYDGGMPGLDHTMPRFGSRGDEPYIFHFPDGNASVARLLVRKLLPAAIPGTTMEDVVTARADYGALDRRGSAVRIRLNSTAVHVAHTGGDRAVDVTYVNGSTAHTVRGANVIMACYNMAIPYLVPDLPAAQQKGLSYGVKVPLTYTKVLIPHWRAFAQLGTDFVYYTKDFFKQVELDYPVSIGDYKRSQTPDEPMVLHMCHVHHDGVTKGPEQWREGRRRLMTTSFAQFEGHVRDQLDAALGGAGFDAGRDIRAITVNRWPHGYAYSPHLLWEPTYATPADQPWVIGRRRFGRIAIANADSDASADTNTAITQAARAVAETLGD, translated from the coding sequence ATGTCCGACGGCGTCACGAGAAGGGACTTCCTGAACGGGGCCAGCGTCGCCCTCGGCGCCTCGTTGCTCGCGCCCTGGGCCGATCTGCTGGCCCAGGGATGGGACTCCGGTGCGGACTACTATCCGCCGGCCAGGACCGGGCTCCGCGGCACGCATGACGGCGCGTGGGAGACGATGCATGCCCGCGTCGCCGGACGCACCTGGCGCGCCGGGCCTCCCGAGGAGCGGTACGACCTCGTCGTCGTCGGTGCCGGCATCAGCGGACTCGCCGCGGCCCACCTCTACCGCGAGCGAAGGCCGAACGCGCGGATCCTCATCCTCGACAACCACGACGACTTCGGCGGCCACGCCAAGCGCAACGAGTTCTCCATCGACGGCACCACGCGCATCGGGTACGGTGGCACCGAGTCCATCGACACGCCGTCGGCGTACTCGGACGTGGCCAAGCAGCTCCTCAAGGACATCGGGATCGACACGGCGAAGTTCTACGAGGCGTTCGACCAGACGCTCTACGCCAGGCTCGGGCTCGCGAAGTCGATCGTGTTCGACCAGGACAACTTCGGCGTGCGGAAGCTCGTGACGGGGTACGGCCAGAAGTCGTGGGAGGCGTTCGCCGCCGAGGCGCCGCTCAACGAACGGGCGCGACGCGACCTCATCCGCGTGCAGACCGAGACGCGCGACTACCTCCCGGGGCTCTCCCGCGAAGCGAAGTACGAGGTGCTGCACCGGACGAGCTACGAAGCGTGGTTGCGCGACACCTGCCAGGTGGACCCGCAGCTCCTCGAGCTCTATCGGAAGTGGGGGATCAGCTTCTGGTGCGTGGGGATCGACGAGATCCCGGCCAGTGCCGTGCTCGATTACGACGGCGGGATGCCCGGCCTCGATCACACGATGCCACGCTTCGGCTCGCGCGGCGACGAGCCGTACATCTTCCATTTCCCGGACGGCAACGCCTCGGTCGCACGCCTGCTCGTCCGGAAACTCCTCCCGGCCGCCATCCCCGGCACGACCATGGAGGATGTGGTGACCGCTCGCGCCGACTACGGCGCGCTCGACCGTCGCGGCTCGGCCGTGCGCATCCGGCTCAACAGCACGGCGGTGCACGTCGCGCACACCGGCGGTGACCGGGCGGTCGACGTGACCTACGTGAACGGCAGCACCGCGCACACCGTGCGCGGCGCCAACGTGATCATGGCCTGCTACAACATGGCCATCCCGTACCTCGTGCCCGATCTGCCGGCGGCGCAGCAGAAGGGCCTCAGCTACGGCGTGAAGGTCCCGCTCACCTACACCAAGGTGCTCATTCCCCACTGGCGGGCCTTCGCGCAACTCGGCACCGACTTCGTCTACTACACGAAGGACTTCTTCAAGCAGGTGGAGCTCGACTACCCGGTGTCGATCGGTGACTACAAGCGCTCGCAGACGCCGGACGAGCCGATGGTGCTGCACATGTGCCATGTGCACCATGACGGCGTGACCAAGGGCCCGGAACAATGGCGGGAGGGTCGCCGCCGACTGATGACCACGTCGTTCGCGCAGTTCGAGGGGCACGTCCGCGACCAGCTCGATGCGGCCCTGGGCGGCGCCGGCTTCGACGCGGGCCGCGACATCAGGGCCATCACGGTCAACCGGTGGCCGCATGGCTACGCCTACTCGCCGCACCTCCTGTGGGAGCCGACGTATGCCACGCCGGCGGACCAGCCGTGGGTGATCGGGCGCCGGAGGTTCGGACGCATCGCGATCGCGAATGCCGACTCGGACGCGAGCGCCGACACGAATACGGCGATCACGCAGGCGGCGCGCGCCGTGGCGGAGACGCTCGGCGACTGA
- a CDS encoding MFS transporter, giving the protein MPRRIPLLLLSSSLWYFSEGLLGPLFAVFSEQVGGDLLDITAAWATYLIVSGIAYPVVGRLLNGTRWKFRMITIGYALNTLFTFAYLLVSNTTELLLVQVGLGIAEAVSTPSWDAYYASQLRDSDSTDDTFFWGIASGHTQFISGVAIAVGGLIANFVSFQALFVTMGVLNLLATLVQARVTWLDERVPA; this is encoded by the coding sequence ATGCCGCGCCGCATCCCGCTCCTGCTCCTGTCGTCGAGTCTCTGGTACTTCAGCGAAGGCCTGCTCGGGCCTCTCTTCGCCGTCTTCAGCGAACAGGTCGGCGGCGACCTGCTCGACATCACCGCCGCCTGGGCCACCTACCTCATCGTCAGCGGGATCGCGTATCCCGTCGTCGGCCGACTCCTGAACGGCACGCGGTGGAAGTTCCGCATGATCACCATCGGGTACGCGCTCAACACGCTCTTCACCTTCGCGTACCTGCTCGTCTCGAACACCACCGAGCTGCTGCTCGTGCAAGTGGGACTCGGCATCGCCGAGGCGGTCTCGACGCCCTCGTGGGACGCCTACTACGCCTCGCAGCTCCGCGACAGCGACAGCACCGACGACACCTTCTTCTGGGGCATCGCCAGCGGGCACACGCAGTTCATTTCCGGCGTCGCGATCGCCGTCGGCGGGCTCATCGCCAACTTCGTCTCGTTCCAGGCGCTCTTCGTCACCATGGGCGTGCTGAACCTCCTCGCGACGCTCGTGCAGGCGCGGGTCACGTGGCTCGATGAGCGCGTGCCGGCCTGA
- a CDS encoding aminotransferase class V-fold PLP-dependent enzyme, translating into MADHERHFAPFRARTIGHDLTFHTPYGEQRLVYADWTASGRLYRPIEATLAERFGPYVGNTHSESSVTGSTMTIAYHEAHARIRRHVNAGPDDVVLTPGAGMTAAVNKLQRILGLKAPEGLRRHLVMPATERPVVFVTHLEHHSNHTSWYETIADVVVVPPDAQGVVSLAALEEQLHAHRDRPFKIGAFSACSNVTGVFTPYHEMARLVRRAGGISIIDFAASAPYVAIDMHPAGDPEAALDAVLFSPHKFLGGPGASGVLVFNRALYHNSAPDEAGGGTVAWTNPWGQYAFLEDIEAREDAGTPGFLQAIKAALAISLKDAMTVEAMRAREEELVPLAMDRLNAIAGVHLLAPAVRHRLAMLSFWVEGLHYNLVVRLLNDRFGVQARGGCSCAGTYGHYLLHVDPSRSKAITDRIDRGDLSEKPGWVRLSFHPTTTQAELLHALDAVEQVVRHGATWAEDYVYSPTSNEYAHRAGDAALGARVAEWYAGALG; encoded by the coding sequence ATGGCAGACCACGAACGGCACTTCGCCCCCTTCCGCGCCCGGACCATCGGGCACGACCTCACGTTCCACACACCCTACGGCGAGCAACGGCTGGTCTACGCCGACTGGACGGCGAGCGGCCGCCTCTACCGGCCGATCGAGGCGACGCTCGCCGAGCGCTTCGGGCCGTACGTGGGGAACACGCACAGCGAGTCGTCGGTGACGGGGTCGACGATGACGATCGCGTACCACGAGGCGCACGCGCGGATCCGGCGGCACGTGAACGCGGGTCCGGACGACGTCGTGCTCACGCCGGGCGCGGGGATGACGGCGGCGGTGAACAAGTTGCAGCGCATCCTCGGGCTCAAGGCGCCGGAGGGACTGCGCCGGCATCTGGTGATGCCGGCCACCGAGCGGCCCGTGGTCTTCGTCACGCACCTCGAGCATCACTCCAACCACACGAGCTGGTACGAGACGATCGCCGACGTGGTGGTGGTGCCCCCCGACGCGCAGGGGGTCGTGAGCCTCGCGGCGCTCGAGGAGCAGCTGCACGCGCATCGCGACCGGCCGTTCAAGATCGGTGCGTTCAGCGCGTGCTCCAACGTCACGGGCGTGTTCACGCCGTATCACGAGATGGCGCGACTGGTGCGCCGCGCGGGCGGGATCAGCATCATCGACTTCGCGGCCTCGGCCCCGTACGTGGCGATCGACATGCATCCGGCCGGCGATCCCGAGGCGGCGCTCGACGCGGTGCTCTTCTCGCCGCACAAGTTCCTCGGCGGCCCCGGCGCGTCCGGCGTGCTCGTGTTCAATCGCGCGCTCTACCACAACTCGGCGCCGGACGAGGCGGGCGGCGGGACGGTGGCGTGGACCAATCCCTGGGGGCAGTACGCGTTCCTCGAGGACATCGAGGCACGCGAGGATGCGGGGACGCCGGGTTTCCTGCAGGCGATCAAGGCGGCGCTGGCGATCTCGCTCAAGGATGCGATGACGGTGGAGGCGATGCGCGCGCGGGAGGAGGAACTGGTACCGCTCGCGATGGACCGCCTGAACGCGATCGCCGGGGTGCACCTGCTCGCGCCCGCGGTGCGGCACCGGTTGGCGATGCTCTCGTTCTGGGTGGAAGGGCTGCATTACAACCTCGTCGTGCGGCTGCTCAACGACCGGTTCGGCGTGCAGGCGCGCGGCGGCTGTTCCTGCGCGGGGACGTACGGGCACTACCTGCTGCACGTGGACCCGTCGCGGTCGAAGGCGATCACCGACCGGATCGACCGCGGCGACCTCTCGGAGAAGCCGGGGTGGGTGCGGCTCTCGTTCCATCCCACGACGACGCAGGCGGAGCTGCTGCACGCGCTCGATGCGGTGGAGCAGGTCGTGCGGCATGGCGCGACGTGGGCCGAGGACTACGTGTACTCGCCGACGAGCAACGAGTACGCGCACCGTGCGGGGGATGCAGCGCTCGGTGCGCGGGTGGCGGAGTGGTATGCGGGGGCGCTGGGGTGA
- a CDS encoding SET domain-containing protein-lysine N-methyltransferase — MPHSRLLDELRHKTYVAIRPSTVAGIGVFAVRPIPKGCREIFSPPRGGTEGFIAVPRAEIDALPDHARHLVETYCLYDETHYHLPEDGFKKMDLVHFLNHAEQPNVRSIDDGAWFEALRDIAVGEELFVDYGTLVDGDD; from the coding sequence ATGCCGCATTCGAGACTGCTCGACGAGCTCCGCCACAAGACCTACGTCGCGATCCGCCCCTCGACCGTCGCCGGTATCGGCGTCTTCGCCGTCCGCCCCATCCCCAAGGGTTGCCGCGAGATCTTCTCGCCGCCGCGCGGCGGCACCGAGGGCTTCATCGCCGTGCCGCGCGCCGAGATCGACGCCCTCCCCGACCACGCGCGCCACCTCGTCGAGACCTACTGCCTCTACGACGAGACGCACTACCATCTCCCCGAGGACGGCTTCAAGAAGATGGACCTCGTCCACTTCCTGAACCACGCCGAGCAGCCGAACGTCCGCTCGATCGACGACGGCGCCTGGTTCGAGGCGCTCCGCGACATCGCCGTGGGCGAGGAGCTGTTCGTGGACTACGGGACGCTGGTCGACGGCGACGACTGA
- a CDS encoding DUF2878 domain-containing protein has product MNAYSRGLNYALYQVGWFACILGAAWGWPWMGAAIATALIAVHVLLAPERATELRLIGVALAFGLVVEGYQAQRGTYAAFTSGSVVAWMSPPWLLLMWAQFATTFRWSLRGIMLRPVRAALFGAAGGPIAFWAGERLGAVTLAAPLWAAYLRLGLTWGIALWACAEIARRQSSPSTSVP; this is encoded by the coding sequence GTGAACGCCTACTCGCGCGGTCTCAACTACGCGCTCTACCAGGTCGGATGGTTCGCCTGCATCCTCGGCGCGGCGTGGGGCTGGCCGTGGATGGGGGCGGCGATCGCGACGGCACTCATCGCGGTGCACGTGCTGCTCGCGCCGGAGCGGGCGACGGAACTGCGGCTGATCGGCGTCGCCCTCGCATTCGGCCTGGTCGTCGAGGGCTACCAGGCGCAACGCGGGACCTACGCGGCGTTCACGTCGGGGAGCGTGGTGGCGTGGATGTCGCCGCCCTGGCTGCTGCTCATGTGGGCGCAGTTCGCGACGACGTTCCGGTGGAGCCTGCGCGGGATCATGCTGCGGCCGGTGCGTGCGGCGCTGTTCGGCGCGGCCGGCGGGCCCATCGCGTTCTGGGCCGGTGAGCGACTCGGCGCCGTGACGCTGGCGGCGCCGCTCTGGGCCGCCTACCTGCGGCTCGGGCTCACGTGGGGGATCGCCCTCTGGGCCTGCGCGGAGATCGCGCGGCGTCAGTCGTCGCCGTCGACCAGCGTCCCGTAG
- a CDS encoding cupin domain-containing protein, producing MDATDLIARLGLTPHPEGGHYREVFRSTLAVHPADGRAARAALTAIHFLLAAGEQSRWHRVRSDEVWHFSSGAPMELLLLTPDLGEAVTITLGRLEEGHVPFHTVPAEWWQAARPVGAFSLCSCMVGPGFDFADFTFMDGAEDQALVRARFPALAALI from the coding sequence ATGGACGCCACCGACCTCATCGCGAGGCTGGGACTCACGCCGCACCCGGAGGGCGGGCACTATCGCGAGGTGTTCCGCAGCACCCTCGCCGTGCACCCCGCCGACGGACGCGCGGCGCGCGCCGCGCTGACCGCGATCCACTTCCTCCTCGCGGCGGGAGAGCAGTCGCGCTGGCATCGCGTGCGCTCGGACGAGGTCTGGCATTTCTCATCAGGCGCGCCGATGGAGCTGCTGCTGCTCACCCCCGACCTCGGCGAAGCGGTGACGATCACCCTCGGGCGGCTGGAGGAGGGGCACGTGCCCTTCCACACGGTGCCGGCGGAGTGGTGGCAGGCCGCGCGCCCCGTGGGGGCGTTCTCGCTCTGCAGCTGCATGGTGGGCCCGGGGTTCGACTTCGCCGACTTCACGTTCATGGACGGCGCGGAGGATCAGGCGCTCGTCCGTGCGCGTTTCCCGGCGCTGGCCGCGCTCATCTGA